One Actinospica robiniae DSM 44927 genomic region harbors:
- the bla gene encoding class A beta-lactamase — translation MKMFPQRVSGRIAAAAASIGMAAGALTACSAKPAASPAAATTTATAAATSSATTGTAPSSTTDTAAFQQLESRYGARLGVYAIDTGTGRSVAFQADERFAFCSTIKAFAAGELLRRETDAQLAQTITYSASDLVDYSPVTSKHVQGGMTLTAVMSAAIEVSDNTALNLMFGRLGGPAGLQSALRSLGDATTDVDRTEPTINTAVPGAVQDTSTPRALAADLRAFVLGDVLTAGRRARLTAWLQANTTGGPYIRAAVPTGWKVGDKTGNGDYGTRNDIAVLWPTHGAPIVIAVLSHRGTQNASSDDGLIADATKLALQQLD, via the coding sequence ATGAAGATGTTCCCCCAGCGGGTCTCCGGCCGGATCGCGGCGGCCGCGGCGTCGATCGGGATGGCGGCGGGCGCCCTGACGGCCTGCTCGGCCAAGCCGGCCGCGTCGCCCGCGGCCGCGACCACCACGGCCACGGCCGCCGCGACGTCGTCCGCCACGACCGGCACCGCGCCGTCCTCCACCACCGACACCGCGGCCTTCCAGCAGCTCGAGTCCCGCTACGGCGCGCGACTCGGCGTGTACGCGATCGACACCGGCACCGGCCGCTCGGTCGCGTTCCAGGCGGACGAGCGGTTCGCCTTCTGCTCGACCATCAAGGCGTTCGCCGCCGGCGAGCTGCTGCGCCGCGAGACCGACGCGCAGCTCGCGCAGACCATCACCTACAGCGCGTCCGACCTGGTCGACTACTCGCCCGTCACCTCGAAGCACGTGCAGGGCGGTATGACGCTGACGGCCGTGATGTCCGCCGCGATCGAGGTCAGCGACAACACCGCGCTGAACCTGATGTTCGGGCGGCTCGGCGGGCCGGCCGGACTGCAGAGCGCACTGCGCTCGCTCGGCGACGCCACCACCGACGTCGACCGCACCGAGCCCACGATCAACACCGCAGTGCCGGGCGCGGTCCAGGACACCAGCACGCCGCGCGCGCTGGCCGCGGACCTGCGCGCGTTCGTGCTCGGCGACGTGCTGACGGCCGGCCGCCGTGCCCGACTGACGGCCTGGCTCCAGGCGAACACCACCGGCGGCCCGTACATCCGCGCCGCCGTCCCGACCGGTTGGAAGGTCGGCGACAAGACCGGCAACGGCGACTACGGCACCCGCAACGACATCGCCGTGCTCTGGCCGACGCACGGCGCGCCCATCGTGATCGCGGTGCTCTCGCATCGCGGCACCCAGAACGCGAGCTCGGACGACGGCCTGATCGCCGACGCCACGAAGCTCGCCCTCCAGCAACTCGACTGA
- the sigJ gene encoding RNA polymerase sigma factor SigJ, which translates to MRTDDGRRQGVDVDSDFETGLSTVMGERRQLINLTYRLLGSLAEAEDAVQETYARWYAMSREQRDAIESPGAWLTTVATRVCLNLLGSARARRETYVGEWIPEPLPEPAEWPGSRPGAAADPAERVTMDESVSMAFLVLLDAMTPAERVAFILHDVFRYPFGEVAEITGRTPAACRQLASSARRRVQSPRPATKTTAAKRRRDVVRAFKSAWEAKDIDAIIGLLDPDAVATADGGGQAVTFLEPIEGGERIAHAWMEIANRALSAMTLLERSVNGQPGLVAQQDGVTLTVFAFDVADDRITRIWAIRNPEKLRRWATA; encoded by the coding sequence ATGCGGACGGACGACGGGAGGCGACAAGGCGTGGACGTGGACAGTGACTTCGAGACCGGCCTCAGCACGGTGATGGGCGAGCGCCGCCAGCTGATCAACCTGACGTACCGCCTGCTCGGCTCGCTCGCCGAGGCCGAGGACGCCGTGCAGGAGACCTACGCGCGCTGGTATGCGATGTCCCGGGAGCAGCGAGACGCCATCGAGTCACCCGGTGCGTGGCTGACCACCGTCGCCACCCGCGTCTGCCTCAACCTGCTCGGCTCGGCCCGCGCGCGGCGGGAGACGTACGTGGGGGAGTGGATCCCCGAGCCGCTGCCCGAACCGGCCGAGTGGCCCGGCAGCCGTCCGGGCGCCGCCGCCGACCCGGCCGAGCGCGTGACCATGGACGAGTCGGTCAGCATGGCCTTCCTCGTCCTGCTCGACGCGATGACCCCGGCCGAACGGGTCGCGTTCATCCTGCACGACGTCTTCCGCTACCCCTTCGGCGAGGTGGCCGAGATCACCGGCCGCACTCCCGCGGCGTGCCGCCAGCTGGCCTCCTCGGCCCGCCGCCGCGTCCAATCCCCGCGCCCCGCCACGAAGACGACCGCCGCCAAACGCCGGCGCGACGTCGTCAGGGCGTTCAAGTCGGCGTGGGAGGCCAAGGACATCGACGCGATCATCGGCCTGCTCGACCCGGACGCCGTCGCCACCGCGGACGGCGGCGGCCAAGCCGTCACCTTCCTCGAACCGATCGAGGGCGGCGAGCGGATCGCCCACGCCTGGATGGAGATCGCGAACCGGGCGCTCAGCGCGATGACGCTGCTGGAGCGCAGCGTCAACGGTCAGCCCGGCCTGGTGGCCCAACAGGACGGCGTCACCCTGACCGTCTTCGCGTTCGACGTCGCCGACGACCGGATCACCCGCATCTGGGCGATCCGCAACCCGGAGAAGTTGCGCCGCTGGGCCACGGCCTAG
- a CDS encoding penicillin-binding transpeptidase domain-containing protein: MSEPEPPRRNPKPRRRVPRRGVLGAVGALVVAVAVTLVATGFASAHGRSAAAAPTLGFSPDPRSGASGAQQTGEAFLAAWQRGDLHAAANLTDAPAAAGAALAAYQRDLHLSGLTTQPNTTGSAGWLTFSIEAQVGSPASPWSYTSGLAAYQGTVQGQSRWFVKWSPSIEFTSLKAGEHLALGTTKPTVSEVDDASGRAITSVNAPSLANLVHTIEQNATPSGGRAGTTVEIEKADGTVAGQVATVARPTAAAAVRTTIDLSVQAAAQKAADRAPNSSVAVVKPSTGAILAIANNPPGGPDTAMVGKLAPGSTFKVVSSATLLDQNLVTSLSQPVPCPKVLEADGLALHNSEQEAAPGNDFLQDFAQSCNNAFSSFYNKLTTSDISATARKYFGFDEPWDIGLNQPTTYAHVPYAAEDSAAEEMVGQDKITASPLAMASVAATVADGRFRQPILIPGTTQITADRMPADDLSNLRTLMHSVITQGTLAGVVTPSADTYGKTGTAEVGASNNSWTIAYRGDYAVCALAVDGGYGASVAGPEANSVLRTVEP, translated from the coding sequence ATGAGCGAGCCGGAGCCGCCGCGGCGGAACCCGAAGCCGCGTCGGAGAGTGCCGCGACGGGGCGTGCTCGGAGCCGTCGGCGCGCTCGTCGTCGCGGTGGCGGTGACGCTGGTCGCCACCGGGTTCGCCAGCGCGCACGGGCGCAGCGCCGCGGCCGCGCCGACCCTCGGCTTCTCGCCCGACCCGCGCAGCGGCGCGTCCGGCGCCCAGCAGACCGGCGAGGCGTTCCTGGCCGCCTGGCAACGCGGAGACCTGCACGCCGCCGCGAACCTGACCGACGCACCGGCCGCCGCCGGCGCCGCGCTCGCGGCCTACCAGCGAGACCTGCACCTCAGCGGTCTGACGACGCAGCCGAATACGACCGGCTCGGCCGGTTGGCTCACCTTCAGCATCGAGGCGCAGGTCGGCTCGCCGGCAAGCCCCTGGTCCTACACCTCGGGGCTCGCCGCGTATCAGGGAACTGTGCAGGGGCAGTCGCGCTGGTTCGTGAAGTGGAGCCCGAGTATCGAGTTCACCAGCCTCAAGGCCGGAGAGCACTTGGCCCTGGGCACGACCAAGCCGACCGTCTCAGAGGTCGATGACGCCTCGGGCCGGGCGATCACCTCCGTCAACGCGCCGAGCCTGGCCAACCTCGTCCACACCATCGAGCAGAACGCCACCCCTTCGGGCGGCCGGGCCGGCACGACGGTCGAGATCGAGAAGGCCGACGGCACCGTCGCGGGCCAAGTCGCCACGGTCGCCCGGCCGACCGCCGCCGCTGCCGTGCGCACCACGATCGACCTGTCCGTCCAGGCAGCCGCCCAGAAGGCCGCCGACCGCGCCCCGAACAGCTCGGTCGCGGTGGTCAAGCCCTCCACCGGCGCCATCCTCGCCATCGCCAACAACCCGCCCGGCGGCCCGGACACGGCGATGGTCGGCAAGCTGGCGCCCGGTTCCACGTTCAAGGTGGTCTCCTCGGCCACGCTGCTCGACCAGAACCTCGTCACCAGCCTCAGCCAGCCCGTGCCCTGCCCGAAGGTGCTCGAGGCGGATGGGCTCGCGCTGCACAACTCCGAGCAGGAGGCCGCGCCCGGCAACGACTTCCTGCAGGACTTCGCACAGTCCTGCAACAACGCATTCAGTAGTTTCTATAACAAGCTGACGACGTCCGACATCTCGGCGACGGCCCGGAAGTACTTCGGCTTCGACGAGCCCTGGGACATCGGCCTGAACCAGCCGACCACGTACGCGCACGTCCCCTACGCGGCCGAGGACTCCGCCGCCGAGGAGATGGTCGGCCAGGACAAGATCACCGCGTCGCCGCTGGCCATGGCCTCGGTCGCGGCGACCGTGGCGGACGGCCGGTTCCGGCAGCCGATCCTGATTCCCGGAACCACCCAGATCACGGCGGACCGGATGCCCGCGGACGATCTGAGCAACCTGCGAACCCTGATGCACTCCGTCATCACCCAGGGCACGCTCGCCGGCGTCGTCACGCCCTCGGCCGACACGTACGGGAAGACGGGCACCGCGGAGGTCGGCGCTTCCAACAACAGCTGGACCATCGCGTACCGGGGTGACTACGCGGTCTGCGCGCTGGCGGTCGACGGCGGCTACGGCGCCTCGGTCGCCGGCCCCGAGGCGAACAGCGTGCTGCGGACCGTGGAGCCCTGA
- a CDS encoding LysR family transcriptional regulator, with protein MDLVSACRIFVSVAERGSFTLGAAAERIPQSVASRRIAALERHLGQPLFDRTTRRAALTVFGRDLIVPAKRLVQQAEALDHHAKEARLRPLTLAVPETCNVRDLARLDAAARDAQVVLDIRTADPVRRAEWLRDKEVRAVVEAVPPSGAAWVVPLGMASRAGGDGRTAAEGAAPAAHPIRLESLRPSRAEPTYRRVWIQPEDDVPYVRDIAQRAGHRAALLPAQISVAASLVAAAGAAMRAGDFVLCSARQAGDLGLTWRPVADASLARGYAVSAHVGDDALLIRDLLGPELARALGVPAGSPITTVPVQQSIEPEASDADA; from the coding sequence ATGGACCTCGTCAGCGCCTGCCGCATCTTCGTGAGCGTGGCGGAGCGCGGCAGTTTCACCCTCGGTGCGGCCGCCGAGCGCATACCGCAGTCGGTGGCGAGCCGTCGCATCGCGGCGCTGGAGCGGCATCTCGGCCAGCCGCTGTTCGACCGGACGACGCGGCGCGCCGCGCTGACCGTGTTCGGCCGGGACCTGATCGTGCCGGCCAAGCGGCTCGTGCAGCAGGCCGAGGCGCTCGACCACCATGCCAAGGAGGCCCGGCTCCGGCCGCTGACCCTGGCCGTGCCCGAGACCTGCAACGTCCGGGACCTGGCCCGGCTCGACGCGGCGGCCCGCGACGCGCAGGTGGTCCTGGACATCCGCACCGCCGATCCGGTGCGCCGGGCCGAGTGGCTGCGCGACAAAGAGGTGCGGGCGGTGGTCGAGGCGGTGCCGCCGAGCGGCGCGGCCTGGGTCGTCCCGCTGGGCATGGCCTCGCGCGCGGGCGGCGACGGGCGCACTGCTGCCGAAGGCGCCGCCCCGGCCGCCCACCCGATCCGGCTCGAGTCCCTGCGGCCCTCGCGGGCGGAGCCGACGTACCGCCGCGTGTGGATCCAGCCGGAAGACGACGTTCCCTACGTGCGCGACATCGCGCAGCGTGCCGGCCACCGTGCGGCGTTGCTGCCCGCGCAGATCTCGGTGGCCGCCTCACTCGTCGCGGCGGCGGGCGCGGCGATGCGCGCGGGCGACTTCGTGCTCTGCTCCGCCCGGCAGGCGGGGGATCTCGGCCTGACCTGGCGGCCCGTCGCGGATGCTTCCTTGGCACGCGGCTACGCCGTCTCCGCCCACGTCGGCGACGACGCGCTGCTGATCCGCGATCTGTTGGGCCCGGAGTTGGCCCGCGCCCTGGGCGTTCCGGCCGGGTCACCGATCACCACAGTACCCGTACAACAGAGCATTGAGCCGGAGGCGAGCGATGCCGATGCATGA
- a CDS encoding serine hydrolase → MHDRDLIDGLRDRLAAAGLSGSFLVRNLATGEEIGIEPDRAYPIASVVKVPLAIAVLEAIRVGRLDGATALEIIPGGGDEQSSPGIAKFAHPVRIAVDDLLYLAIAISDNAAADALFDLVPPAEVDRVLADAGISGIAVRHPMRDLYAVAIDGLNQAGVQVAHAIAVGARTPGGGHPVAQLDLTRANTGTARAIADLLAALWTPSAIHPEVAARTRALLRNALVQRRLGPDFISDSTTWASKSGTLLNLRHDAGVVEHEDGEAYAVVALTESAVPAAAQPAAEALMGHVARSLHDRLRER, encoded by the coding sequence ATGCATGACAGAGATCTGATCGATGGACTGCGGGACCGGCTCGCGGCGGCCGGACTATCAGGGTCCTTTCTTGTCCGGAATCTCGCCACCGGCGAAGAGATCGGCATCGAACCGGACCGCGCGTACCCGATCGCGTCGGTGGTGAAGGTGCCGCTCGCCATCGCCGTGCTCGAAGCCATCCGCGTCGGGAGGCTCGACGGCGCGACGGCGCTGGAGATCATCCCCGGCGGCGGTGACGAACAGTCCTCGCCCGGCATCGCCAAGTTCGCCCACCCCGTCCGCATCGCCGTCGACGACCTGCTCTACCTGGCGATCGCGATCAGCGACAACGCCGCCGCGGACGCGCTGTTCGACCTCGTGCCGCCGGCTGAAGTGGACCGCGTGCTGGCGGACGCGGGCATCAGCGGCATCGCGGTGCGGCACCCGATGCGCGACCTCTACGCCGTCGCGATCGATGGGCTGAACCAGGCCGGCGTGCAGGTCGCGCACGCCATCGCGGTCGGGGCGCGCACCCCTGGCGGCGGCCACCCCGTCGCTCAACTCGACCTGACCCGCGCGAACACCGGCACCGCCCGCGCCATCGCGGACCTGCTCGCCGCGCTGTGGACGCCCTCCGCCATCCATCCGGAGGTCGCCGCGCGTACTCGGGCCCTGCTCCGCAACGCCCTGGTCCAGCGCCGCCTCGGTCCCGACTTCATCTCCGACTCGACCACCTGGGCCTCGAAGTCCGGCACCCTGCTCAACCTGCGCCACGACGCCGGCGTCGTCGAACACGAGGACGGTGAGGCCTACGCCGTCGTCGCCCTCACCGAATCGGCCGTCCCGGCCGCCGCTCAGCCCGCCGCCGAAGCCCTCATGGGCCACGTCGCGCGCTCGCTGCACGACCGGCTGCGGGAGCGCTAG
- a CDS encoding SAM-dependent methyltransferase, giving the protein MGSYRPAWAPDVVDLEVPSAARMYDYYLGGSHNFAADRQLAEAALKAWPDTPYMCRANRAFLRRAVTFLAESGVDQFLDLGSGIPTAGNVHEIVQAVRPEARTLYVDCDAVAAAHGKALLRDEPNAAYVQADLRDPDAVLASPEVKDLLDFSRPVAVMMLMTLHFVPDADDPIGIVTAYREAVAPGSYFVFTHGTNEYRPANTGGITKVYENASHGIVPRDRAQIQALAAGWDLLEPGLTDVILWRPDPAELEDDPLGGDVARYSTFAGVGRSG; this is encoded by the coding sequence ATGGGTTCCTATCGGCCGGCCTGGGCGCCGGATGTCGTCGACCTCGAGGTTCCGTCGGCGGCCCGGATGTACGACTACTACCTTGGCGGGTCCCACAACTTCGCGGCCGACCGGCAGTTGGCGGAGGCGGCGCTGAAGGCGTGGCCGGACACGCCCTACATGTGCCGGGCCAACCGGGCGTTCCTGCGCCGGGCCGTGACCTTCCTGGCCGAGTCCGGCGTGGACCAGTTCCTCGACCTCGGCTCGGGCATCCCGACCGCGGGCAACGTGCACGAGATCGTGCAGGCCGTGCGGCCCGAGGCCCGCACCCTCTACGTGGACTGCGACGCCGTCGCCGCCGCGCACGGCAAGGCCCTGCTGCGCGACGAGCCGAACGCCGCGTACGTCCAGGCGGACCTGCGCGATCCGGACGCCGTGCTCGCCAGCCCGGAGGTCAAGGACCTGCTCGACTTCAGCCGCCCGGTCGCCGTCATGATGCTGATGACCCTGCACTTCGTGCCGGACGCCGACGACCCGATCGGCATCGTCACCGCCTACCGCGAAGCCGTCGCGCCCGGCAGCTACTTCGTCTTCACCCACGGCACCAACGAGTACCGGCCGGCGAACACCGGCGGCATCACCAAGGTCTACGAGAACGCCAGCCACGGCATCGTCCCGCGCGACCGCGCCCAGATCCAGGCTCTGGCGGCCGGTTGGGACCTGCTCGAGCCCGGCCTGACCGACGTGATCCTGTGGCGCCCGGACCCGGCCGAGCTCGAAGACGACCCGCTCGGCGGCGACGTCGCCCGCTACTCGACTTTCGCCGGAGTCGGCCGCAGCGGCTGA
- a CDS encoding GNAT family N-acetyltransferase — protein sequence MHRDEHAGPIDLRAMQGLATRLFPEASWRHAGDLAWAATCAGEAEQGPTAVWRDHDRVVAWGWLEGPGELTVQADPAYPAVVDEVLAWAEHSSSVPVSTTISDNEPHIAAALTARGYRAAVDRPFFSCLGIDLRSLPPASTLPSGYELLQCNAAHIATRAAAHREAWSAWGSTYREQQHAAMRGLWPYKPQFDLLAIAPDGTPAAYYQGWYDEISRVGHFEPVGTHPQHRRLGLSRALGTELLRRFAAAGARMATVNPRGDDAYPVARLTYETMGFTPFGRTHTYGQA from the coding sequence ATGCACCGCGACGAACACGCCGGCCCGATCGACCTGCGGGCCATGCAGGGCCTGGCGACCCGCCTGTTCCCGGAGGCGAGCTGGCGCCATGCGGGTGACCTGGCCTGGGCCGCCACCTGCGCGGGCGAGGCCGAGCAGGGCCCGACGGCCGTGTGGCGCGATCACGATCGCGTCGTGGCGTGGGGCTGGCTGGAGGGCCCCGGCGAGCTGACCGTGCAAGCCGACCCCGCCTATCCGGCCGTGGTGGACGAGGTCCTCGCCTGGGCAGAGCATTCGAGCTCTGTCCCGGTCAGCACCACGATCAGCGACAACGAGCCCCACATCGCCGCCGCACTCACCGCCCGCGGTTACCGCGCGGCGGTGGACCGCCCATTCTTCTCCTGCCTCGGCATCGATCTCAGATCCCTGCCGCCGGCGTCCACGTTGCCCAGCGGTTATGAGCTACTGCAATGCAATGCCGCACACATTGCCACCCGCGCGGCAGCCCACCGCGAGGCCTGGTCTGCCTGGGGTTCGACCTACCGCGAGCAGCAGCACGCTGCGATGCGCGGACTCTGGCCGTACAAGCCGCAATTCGATCTGCTGGCGATCGCCCCCGACGGCACCCCTGCCGCCTACTACCAGGGCTGGTACGACGAGATCAGCCGCGTCGGCCACTTCGAGCCCGTCGGCACCCACCCGCAACACCGCCGCCTCGGCCTCTCCCGAGCGCTCGGCACGGAACTGCTCCGCCGCTTCGCCGCGGCCGGTGCCCGCATGGCCACCGTCAATCCTCGCGGCGACGATGCGTACCCCGTGGCCAGGCTCACCTACGAGACGATGGGCTTCACCCCGTTCGGCCGGACTCACACCTACGGTCAGGCGTGA
- a CDS encoding LUD domain-containing protein → MSTPVTTPLFTDPASTAQLERVAAALRGKNFAAEVLEGAAAARVRVEELIPPGASVLTGASETLRLSGIDADINESGRYDAIRPRGMAMDRATQMDEIRRMIASPDVIVGSVAAVTEAGSLVAVSATGSQLTGYVGGSAQVVLIVGAQKIVPDLETALRRIEEHCLPLESERTRQAYGQPSAANRVLILNGELHPGRCTVLLLDEAIGF, encoded by the coding sequence ATGTCCACCCCCGTCACGACCCCGCTTTTCACCGACCCGGCGTCCACCGCTCAGCTCGAACGAGTGGCCGCGGCCTTGCGCGGGAAGAACTTCGCGGCCGAGGTCCTCGAGGGCGCGGCCGCCGCCCGCGTCCGGGTCGAAGAGCTGATCCCGCCGGGCGCGAGCGTGCTCACCGGCGCCAGCGAGACGCTCCGGCTCTCCGGCATCGACGCGGACATCAACGAGAGCGGCCGGTACGACGCCATCCGGCCGCGCGGCATGGCTATGGACCGCGCCACGCAGATGGACGAGATCCGGCGGATGATCGCCAGCCCCGACGTCATCGTCGGGAGCGTCGCCGCGGTCACCGAGGCCGGCTCCCTGGTGGCCGTCTCCGCCACCGGCAGCCAGCTCACCGGCTACGTCGGCGGGTCCGCTCAAGTCGTCCTGATCGTCGGCGCGCAGAAGATCGTGCCCGACCTCGAGACGGCGCTGCGCCGCATCGAAGAGCACTGCCTGCCGCTGGAGAGCGAGCGGACCCGCCAGGCCTACGGACAGCCCAGCGCCGCGAACCGCGTGCTGATCCTCAACGGCGAGCTGCACCCCGGGCGGTGCACCGTCCTGTTGCTGGATGAAGCCATCGGGTTCTGA